In a genomic window of Bacteroidales bacterium:
- the atpE gene encoding ATP synthase F0 subunit C, with protein sequence MTLSIILQAIANIAFAKVGAAIGAGIGVLGAAYGIGSIGSSALEAIARQPEAAGDIRTNMIIAAALIEGVAFFAIVVCLLIALG encoded by the coding sequence ATTACTTTATCTATTATTTTACAAGCTATAGCAAACATTGCATTTGCTAAAGTGGGAGCCGCTATCGGTGCCGGTATTGGAGTACTTGGTGCTGCTTATGGAATTGGCAGTATTGGTAGTAGTGCTTTAGAAGCTATTGCACGTCAACCAGAAGCAGCAGGTGATATTCGTACAAATATGATTATTGCTGCTGCATTAATTGAAGGCGTTGCATTCTTTGCTATTGTTGTTTGTTTGTTAATTGCTCTTGGTTAA
- the atpB gene encoding F0F1 ATP synthase subunit A: protein MFGNIIKVIFIVLFLSGSTFLYASEGHKDKKEDTHHTEKFDPGSFIIEHIGDSYEWHITTIGETHITVPLLILVYSNNSGFNVFFSNRFHHGHSSYKNFSIAQEGTDKGRIIETLEDGTIQKPIDISITKNVAAIFVSIIILLWIFISIANKYKKNVNKAPSGFQNLFEPIILFVRDDIAKPAIGEKKYEKFLPFLLSVFFFIWINNMLGLIPIFPFGANITGNIAVTFVLAFFTFIIITINGNKVYWKHIFNTPGVPWWLKIPLPLMPFIELLGMLTKPFVLMVRLFANISAGHIITMGFFSLIFVFGNISVYSGYGISVLSVAFTIFMTFLELLVAFIQAYVFTLLSALYFGMAVEEHH, encoded by the coding sequence ATGTTTGGAAATATTATCAAAGTAATTTTTATTGTATTATTTCTTTCAGGTTCTACGTTCCTGTATGCATCCGAAGGGCATAAAGATAAAAAAGAAGATACTCACCACACCGAAAAATTTGACCCTGGTTCGTTTATTATAGAACATATTGGCGATTCGTATGAATGGCACATAACAACAATTGGAGAAACACATATAACTGTGCCTTTACTAATTTTAGTTTATAGTAATAATTCAGGATTTAATGTTTTTTTCTCAAATCGTTTTCATCATGGACATAGCTCATATAAAAATTTTTCAATTGCCCAAGAGGGAACAGATAAAGGAAGAATTATTGAAACATTAGAAGACGGAACAATACAAAAACCAATAGATATCTCAATAACAAAAAATGTAGCAGCTATTTTTGTTAGTATAATAATTTTATTATGGATATTTATATCTATAGCAAATAAATATAAAAAAAATGTAAACAAAGCTCCCAGTGGATTTCAAAATTTATTTGAGCCTATTATTTTGTTCGTCAGGGATGATATAGCAAAACCTGCAATAGGAGAAAAAAAATACGAAAAATTCCTGCCATTTTTACTTTCTGTATTTTTCTTTATATGGATAAATAATATGTTGGGACTTATTCCGATTTTCCCGTTTGGAGCAAATATTACCGGGAATATTGCAGTAACATTTGTTCTTGCATTTTTTACTTTTATTATAATAACTATTAATGGAAACAAAGTTTATTGGAAACATATTTTCAATACACCGGGTGTTCCTTGGTGGCTTAAAATTCCGTTGCCATTAATGCCTTTTATTGAATTGTTGGGAATGCTCACTAAACCCTTTGTATTAATGGTACGGCTTTTTGCAAACATTTCAGCAGGGCATATTATTACCATGGGTTTTTTTAGTTTGATATTTGTTTTTGGAAACATTAGTGTTTATTCAGGATATGGTATTTCTGTTTTATCTGTAGCATTTACAATATTTATGACGTTTTTAGAATTATTAGTTGCATTTATCCAGGCATATGTATTTACCTTGCTTTCTGCTCTGTATTTTGGCATGGCTGTGGAAGAGCATCATTAA
- the atpF gene encoding F0F1 ATP synthase subunit B, which translates to MDLVTAHGNLIFWMLIVFFIVLFILKKFAWKPILFALKERENSIKEALESAEKAKEEMANLKAGNEKIIAEAKKDRDKLIKEAKDLKDAIIKEAKENATEETAKIVESARQNIQNEKKAAIEEMKNQIAVLSVEIAEKLITKNLSKENEQKTLINDLLKDVKIN; encoded by the coding sequence ATGGACCTCGTAACTGCTCATGGGAATCTCATTTTCTGGATGCTTATAGTGTTTTTTATTGTATTGTTTATTTTAAAGAAATTTGCATGGAAACCTATTCTTTTTGCTTTAAAGGAAAGAGAAAATTCTATTAAAGAAGCATTAGAATCTGCTGAAAAAGCAAAAGAAGAAATGGCAAATTTAAAAGCCGGTAACGAAAAAATAATTGCCGAAGCAAAAAAAGACAGAGATAAATTAATAAAAGAGGCAAAAGATTTAAAGGATGCAATAATAAAAGAAGCCAAAGAAAATGCAACAGAAGAAACTGCCAAAATTGTTGAATCTGCAAGGCAAAATATTCAAAATGAAAAAAAGGCAGCAATAGAAGAAATGAAAAATCAAATAGCTGTTCTTTCAGTTGAAATTGCCGAAAAACTTATTACCAAAAATCTAAGTAAAGAAAACGAACAAAAAACATTGATTAACGATTTGTTAAAAGATGTAAAAATAAATTAA
- the rpmF gene encoding 50S ribosomal protein L32, which produces MAHPKRKISKQRRNKRRTHYKATVPTLAICSNCNATVLYHRVCPECGYYRGKPAIEKQVAV; this is translated from the coding sequence ATGGCACATCCAAAAAGAAAAATATCAAAACAAAGAAGAAACAAAAGACGAACTCATTATAAAGCTACTGTACCAACATTAGCTATATGTTCTAATTGTAATGCAACAGTATTATATCACAGAGTTTGTCCCGAATGTGGTTATTACAGGGGAAAACCTGCGATTGAAAAACAGGTAGCTGTATAA
- the atpH gene encoding ATP synthase F1 subunit delta, producing MNDSKITVRYAKALFSLAKEKQLLDDIKKDMTLVYSVCNDIDEFSLLLESPVIKPSKKLSIINTIFKNKINDISLSFLKLVIKNRRDNYLKLISLNFIDFYKKSKGIKTVVLTSAVELDKDLKTKIIDQIKKSLKTEIELSEKVDKDILGGFILRIEDKQIDASISTKLKNIKQKLINTSIDK from the coding sequence ATGAACGATAGTAAAATTACGGTCAGATATGCTAAAGCATTGTTTTCTCTTGCTAAAGAGAAACAATTGCTTGATGATATTAAAAAAGATATGACTTTGGTTTATTCTGTCTGTAATGATATTGATGAATTTTCTTTATTGCTTGAAAGTCCTGTTATAAAACCATCTAAGAAATTATCAATAATAAATACAATTTTTAAAAATAAAATTAATGATATTTCTCTTTCATTTTTAAAGCTTGTAATTAAAAACAGAAGAGATAATTATTTAAAACTTATTTCACTAAATTTTATTGATTTTTATAAAAAATCAAAAGGAATCAAAACAGTAGTATTAACAAGCGCAGTTGAATTAGACAAAGATTTAAAAACAAAAATTATTGACCAAATAAAAAAAAGCCTTAAAACTGAAATAGAATTATCTGAAAAAGTAGATAAAGATATTTTAGGAGGTTTTATTCTTAGAATTGAAGATAAACAAATTGATGCAAGTATATCAACAAAACTAAAGAATATTAAACAAAAACTAATTAATACTTCAATTGATAAATAA
- a CDS encoding AtpZ/AtpI family protein, with translation MKKKENYKHEKEKKQLSNSVKYSSIAFQMIAIILLSVFGGIKLDEYLSWDYPVFTAVFSILGVFIAMYYAIKDFLK, from the coding sequence GTGAAGAAAAAAGAAAATTATAAACATGAAAAAGAAAAAAAGCAGTTAAGTAATTCTGTTAAATATTCCAGTATCGCTTTTCAGATGATTGCTATTATATTACTAAGTGTTTTCGGAGGAATTAAGTTAGATGAATATTTATCATGGGATTACCCCGTATTTACTGCTGTATTTTCCATTCTCGGAGTATTTATTGCAATGTATTATGCAATAAAGGATTTTTTAAAATAA
- a CDS encoding ketoacyl-ACP synthase III translates to MNKINATITGIEAYVPEYILNNKELETMVDTSEEWILTRTGIIERHILKGEGKGTSDMAEIAVKKLLKKTNTSPDEVELLICSTVTPDMLFPATANIISDKVGIKNAFSFDMNAACSGFIYALITASKYIESGQFKKVIVVGADKMSSIVDYQDRQTCVIFGDGAGAVLLEPGTNGYGIIDNIFQVDGTGRKYLHQKAGGSVKPSSHETVDAREHYIYQEGQPVFKFAVSKMADVSVEIMQKNNIKPDELTWLVPHQANLRIIEAVARRMGIKKEQVMINIYKYGNTTNATIPLCLWEWEDKLKKGDNIVLAAFGGGFTWGSIYLKWAYNK, encoded by the coding sequence ATGAATAAAATTAATGCAACAATTACAGGAATAGAAGCATATGTTCCTGAATACATTCTAAACAATAAGGAGTTGGAAACAATGGTTGACACTTCTGAGGAGTGGATATTGACAAGAACAGGAATAATTGAAAGACATATTTTAAAAGGAGAAGGTAAAGGAACTTCTGATATGGCTGAAATAGCTGTTAAAAAACTTTTGAAAAAAACAAATACATCTCCTGATGAAGTTGAACTTTTAATTTGTTCTACAGTTACACCCGATATGCTATTTCCGGCTACGGCAAATATAATTAGTGATAAAGTCGGTATTAAAAATGCTTTTAGTTTTGATATGAATGCAGCTTGTTCCGGTTTTATTTATGCTTTAATAACTGCATCAAAATACATAGAGTCAGGACAATTTAAAAAAGTTATAGTTGTTGGTGCAGATAAAATGTCGTCAATAGTTGATTATCAGGACAGACAAACTTGTGTTATATTTGGTGATGGCGCAGGAGCAGTTCTTCTTGAACCCGGTACAAATGGTTATGGAATTATTGATAATATTTTTCAGGTTGATGGCACAGGAAGAAAATATCTTCATCAAAAAGCAGGTGGGTCGGTTAAACCATCATCTCATGAAACTGTTGATGCCAGAGAACATTATATTTATCAGGAAGGACAACCCGTTTTTAAATTTGCAGTTTCAAAAATGGCTGATGTTTCCGTTGAAATAATGCAGAAAAACAATATTAAACCGGATGAATTAACATGGTTAGTTCCACATCAGGCTAATTTAAGAATAATTGAAGCTGTAGCAAGAAGAATGGGAATAAAAAAGGAACAAGTAATGATAAATATTTACAAATACGGCAACACAACTAATGCTACTATTCCTTTATGTTTATGGGAATGGGAAGACAAATTGAAAAAAGGCGATAATATTGTTCTTGCTGCATTTGGCGGAGGTTTTACATGGGGCTCAATTTATTTGAAATGGGCATATAATAAATAG
- the atpA gene encoding F0F1 ATP synthase subunit alpha, translating to MADLKPAEVSQILKQQIEEFKTEAKFEEVGSVLQVGDGIARVYGLANVKANELVEFENGMKGIVLNLEEDNVGLVLLGPSEKIKEGDIVKRTGKISSIDVGEGLLGRVINTLGEPIDGKGNIQGKLYELPFERKAPGVIFRQPVKEPIQTGIKAIDAMIPIGKGQRELIIGDRQTGKTAIAIDAIINQKEFYDKGEPVYCIYVAIGQKGSTVAQIAKTLKKHGAMDYTVIVSATAADPAALQFYAPFAGAAIGEFFRDTGRSALVIYDDLSKQAVSYREVSLLLRRPPGREAYPGDVFYLHSRLLERAAKIIESDKIAATMNDLPESIKHLVKGGGSLTALPIIETQAGDVSAYIPTNVISITDGQIFLESNLFNAGIRPAINVGISVSRVGGNAQIKAMKKIAGTLKLDQAQYRELEAFAKFGSDLDAATLAIINKGVKNVEILKQNQYSPMKVEEQIAIIYCGTKGLLSDVPVKKVKEFEEDYLEILRLKHKEILHELSKGVVTDEITKTLEDVAEETLNKYRE from the coding sequence ATGGCAGATTTAAAACCGGCAGAAGTTTCACAAATACTTAAACAACAAATCGAAGAATTTAAAACCGAAGCTAAATTTGAAGAAGTTGGTTCGGTTTTACAGGTAGGCGATGGAATTGCACGTGTTTATGGACTTGCTAATGTCAAAGCAAATGAATTGGTAGAATTTGAGAATGGAATGAAGGGTATCGTTTTAAACCTTGAAGAAGATAATGTTGGGTTAGTATTATTGGGTCCGTCAGAAAAAATTAAAGAAGGAGATATTGTAAAACGAACAGGAAAAATATCTTCAATTGATGTTGGAGAAGGACTTTTGGGAAGAGTAATTAATACTCTTGGCGAACCAATTGACGGAAAAGGAAATATTCAGGGAAAACTATATGAACTGCCTTTCGAAAGAAAAGCTCCGGGTGTAATATTTCGTCAACCTGTTAAAGAGCCAATACAAACAGGAATCAAGGCAATTGATGCTATGATACCAATTGGCAAAGGACAAAGAGAATTAATAATTGGAGACAGGCAAACAGGAAAAACTGCCATAGCAATTGATGCTATTATTAATCAAAAAGAATTTTACGATAAGGGAGAACCTGTTTATTGTATTTATGTTGCAATAGGACAAAAAGGTTCAACAGTTGCACAAATTGCAAAAACCCTTAAAAAGCACGGGGCAATGGATTATACTGTAATTGTTTCTGCAACTGCTGCTGATCCTGCCGCTTTACAATTTTATGCTCCTTTTGCAGGAGCTGCTATTGGTGAATTTTTCAGAGATACAGGAAGGTCCGCATTAGTAATATATGATGATTTATCTAAACAAGCTGTATCGTATCGTGAAGTTTCATTATTATTAAGACGACCACCCGGACGCGAAGCATATCCCGGAGACGTATTTTATTTACACTCAAGATTACTGGAAAGAGCAGCTAAGATAATTGAATCAGATAAAATTGCTGCCACAATGAATGACCTGCCCGAATCTATAAAACATCTGGTAAAGGGAGGTGGTTCATTAACAGCTTTACCTATTATCGAAACTCAGGCAGGAGACGTTTCGGCATATATTCCAACTAATGTTATTTCAATTACTGATGGGCAAATTTTTCTTGAATCAAATTTATTTAATGCAGGAATAAGACCTGCCATTAATGTTGGTATTTCTGTTTCGCGTGTAGGAGGAAACGCCCAGATAAAAGCGATGAAAAAAATTGCAGGAACATTAAAACTTGACCAGGCACAATATCGTGAATTAGAAGCATTTGCAAAATTCGGCTCCGACCTTGACGCTGCAACTCTTGCTATTATTAATAAGGGAGTAAAAAATGTAGAAATACTTAAGCAAAATCAATATTCTCCTATGAAAGTAGAAGAACAGATTGCTATAATTTATTGTGGAACAAAAGGTTTGTTGTCTGATGTTCCTGTTAAAAAAGTTAAAGAATTTGAAGAAGATTATTTAGAAATATTGCGTTTAAAACACAAAGAAATATTACATGAATTATCAAAGGGTGTAGTTACTGATGAAATTACAAAAACCCTTGAAGATGTTGCAGAAGAAACATTAAATAAATACAGAGAATAA
- a CDS encoding polymer-forming cytoskeletal protein, producing MAKINETETKTINLIGTGTMISGDINSNGDIRIDGGLKGNLITKGKVVVGQTGSINGEVDCKNADISGKIEGKIKVSELLSLKLTANIFGDIITNKLSIEPGANFSGSCNMKDNTPTPLSEEKRKL from the coding sequence ATGGCAAAAATTAACGAAACAGAAACCAAAACAATTAATCTTATAGGTACAGGAACAATGATTAGCGGTGACATTAATTCAAATGGTGATATTAGAATTGATGGTGGTTTAAAAGGAAACCTAATTACAAAAGGTAAAGTTGTTGTTGGCCAAACAGGCAGTATTAATGGAGAAGTTGATTGTAAAAATGCTGATATTTCAGGGAAAATAGAAGGAAAAATTAAAGTTTCTGAATTATTAAGTCTTAAATTAACTGCTAATATTTTCGGTGACATTATCACTAACAAGCTTTCTATAGAACCGGGTGCTAACTTCTCGGGTTCTTGTAATATGAAAGACAATACACCAACTCCTTTAAGTGAAGAAAAAAGAAAATTATAA
- the plsX gene encoding phosphate acyltransferase PlsX translates to MKIGVDIMGGDFAPEATVLGAIMAYEKLPENIKMVLIGDEEKIVNILKKEKAESLDFEIVPTSEVIGMGEHPAKTYAKKTDSSIVKGFKLLASKKIDGFASAGNTGAMLVGAMFTIKSIPGVIRPCISGILPQENGNFTLILDVGINPDCRPDILYQYAVLGSVYAENVYNIKNPKIGLLNIGSEEEKGSLLTKATYELMKDTKDFNFIGNVEGNDIFNYDKVNVIICDGFTGNVVLKEAEAFYSSIKKRGISDEYFDRFNFENYGGTPILGINSVVTIGHGISNSVAIKNLIIHTKDIVEAKLSEKIKEYFI, encoded by the coding sequence ATGAAAATAGGCGTTGATATTATGGGAGGTGATTTTGCTCCCGAAGCAACTGTTTTAGGGGCAATAATGGCTTATGAAAAATTGCCCGAAAATATTAAAATGGTTCTTATTGGAGATGAAGAAAAAATAGTTAATATATTAAAGAAAGAAAAAGCGGAATCTTTAGATTTTGAAATTGTTCCAACTAGCGAAGTTATTGGTATGGGAGAACATCCGGCAAAAACCTATGCAAAAAAAACTGACTCCAGTATTGTAAAAGGATTTAAACTTCTTGCATCAAAAAAAATTGACGGTTTTGCAAGTGCCGGAAATACCGGAGCTATGTTGGTTGGTGCAATGTTTACAATTAAATCAATACCAGGGGTTATCAGACCCTGTATATCAGGAATATTACCACAAGAAAATGGTAATTTTACCCTAATACTTGATGTAGGTATCAATCCTGATTGCAGACCTGATATTCTTTATCAATATGCAGTATTGGGTTCGGTTTATGCTGAAAATGTATATAACATTAAAAATCCTAAGATTGGATTACTAAATATCGGTTCAGAAGAAGAAAAAGGAAGTCTTTTAACAAAAGCAACATACGAGCTTATGAAAGACACAAAAGATTTTAATTTTATCGGAAATGTTGAAGGAAACGATATTTTTAACTATGATAAAGTAAACGTAATAATTTGTGACGGATTTACAGGAAATGTAGTTTTAAAAGAGGCAGAAGCTTTTTATTCGAGTATTAAAAAAAGAGGTATCTCTGACGAATATTTTGATAGATTTAATTTTGAAAATTATGGAGGAACTCCAATTCTCGGCATAAATTCTGTTGTTACAATAGGACATGGAATTTCCAATTCTGTTGCAATAAAAAATTTAATAATACATACTAAAGATATTGTTGAAGCAAAATTATCAGAAAAAATTAAAGAATATTTTATATGA